One Penaeus monodon isolate SGIC_2016 unplaced genomic scaffold, NSTDA_Pmon_1 PmonScaffold_10761, whole genome shotgun sequence genomic window, ATTATAAGCCATTTAAGATCTATACCTtatgcaattatattttttttacagctgtGTCACACTGTTGTTCTTAAATGTAAATCATCACCTCATTACAGTCAGACTAACGAGGTTTAAATGAGAATCATAtaaagaaacagaacaaaaatgTTGCCTTTCTTCAGCGCACAGGAAAAATAAGTAAGTAGGGCCAGAGTAATGCTCTCCTCATGCAAGCGTTTTACCCGAGGCGCGTTGTTGCAGGTGGGCCGTGTTGGAGGTGATGTCATCCGACCTACAGAACTTTGAACGCCCCAGCCACATAAACTTCCTCAGCTTCGACAGAGAAAAAGTCAGAGCTTGAATACATGTGATCTTCGGATGAGAAAGCACAAACATAGCACTGTGTACTGTACTTCGTTTGAGTATTATGCTTCATTACTGATGCCTACGCATGTTCCTATTGGGCCATgctctattatgattattatgattatcgttattattattatctctaactGTGATAACATCATGGtgtgtgatagtgataatgtagatggtgatgatgatgatgagatgagatgatgatatgatgatgatgatgatgatgatgatgatgatatgatgatgatgatgatgatgatgatgatgaggaggaggaggaggaggaggaggaggataatgataatgatacagattatgatattgataatgataatagtaatgataataattgccaatatcatTCTAAATATAGATCTTTTGTTAGGTAGTAATAATGCTACCAATATTTACCATTTTACATGCACAGGAGCAACTGTATTGGCCGTGTCCCAAGATGAGCTGCCTCACTTTGCACAGAAACTAGCGGATGAGGGCGTGGCTTTCGAGGTCCAGAGTCGAGATCTCTCTCAGTGGGTGGACTTCCTCGTGTTTTCTGGCAGAAATGAGAATGCCTAATAAGAATTGGCCAAAATTCAATAAACACTTTAGCACGTGATCGGcgatataatgctaataatgctaataaagatagtagtaatgaaaatgataataatagtaataatgataaaaataaaaaaaataataatgataataacaacaaaagaataataatcataattttgctactactactaccagtaatagcaatgatataatgacaacagtaacaacaataataatggtaataatggtaatattaataatgataatgatactactactctactactactactactaatagtaatgataatgattacaataatgataatgggtagtagtagtaatattaatagcaatgacaagaaatgaatatgataatgacaatgatagtaacaatgacaacaacaacagcaaatgattataataacaataatgataataatccttattatcattggtatcttcattgtcatcacacaaacacacatataaatgatgTGAATGCATGTGTTTGCAAActaacaatatctatctatctatctatctatatgtatacttttatgtatatatatgtatacttttatatatgtatatatacatacatatatatatatatatatatatatatatatatatatatatatatatatatatatatatatatcatcatcaataacggtatgctcatgtttgagcagccgtggacctctccaccatccttcgccactaaactcgatcttacgcttttctttccacttgtaccatcgacagcccgcaaatatctttgatattgtcgctcagtcttgtctttggtttgcctcttcctctgtttcctatcaccatccctgtcagcaagtttttctcaatacttttacttctcattacatgaccaataaacttaatttcctcctgttcaagatgtccaacagtcggtctttacaatttatttttctcagcacttcatcattcgtcttcttctctgtccagctaatatgcagtactcgtctgtaacaccacatttcaaaattattgatctttttcttgtctatctacttcagcacccaacactcagaaccatatgatgcaattgggaaaacaaatgagttcaataacctcagctttgtccgtaaggtaatgcttcggtctttccagatgttattgagaagcattgtggcgtttttggcaatggtaattcttctttttatctccggtgaatcatcatatgtattagttaaaacagctccaagataagtgaactctttcacattttccacaatcattccattgattgtaacatgttcatcattgttcattgccggttatcttgaatctcatgatcttagtttcttggcattaagaaacaagccagccttttcgcttgcttctctaactttatctagtagttgttgtagtttagtgatactgctggcaatcaaaactatatcatcggcgtacctcagatttgatattttgtatcctccaacatccacatttccttaaaaattctctagagcacctctcataattgattcagaatattatattaaaatatgtatatatatatatatatatatataaatatatattatatatatataatatatatgatgtatgtatgtatatttatctctctctttgaatacacacacacaccacacacacacacacaccacacacacacacacacacacacacacaacacacacatacagacacacaccacacacacacacacaaaatatatatatatattatatatatatatatatatataatatatatatttaatatatagagagagagagagagagagagagagagaggagagagagagatcgagggtGCGGGTTATTTAAGGTTAATTAAGCTTTGTGTTCTCTGATCTTGACTTTCGCCCCAACAGATTGCTGTTGACCCCTCTTCCTTATGGCCAAATAGTGGAACTCCCGAAGGGCGTCGTTACTTTTGATCGCTACATGAACTACAAAGAAGTAAgcacatcatatttatttttgtatttgtgttcaaAACAagtatcattctttctttttggaGAAGTTCAAGATAATGGTCGCATTGCTCTTTGTCCACTATCTACCTTTTTAATCAGTAATATTCTTCAACACTTCAGCCAAATTCGCTTCGGTCTCACCACTATTTTGAATTTAGCAGGCCATATATACTAGTGATCTGTAAAGTCTCTCTGGTCATTTGAAATttgtaattgttataatcataaataatactcataaatgaAGTTTCCACTGCATGTGTTAATTCCTGCTATTTcatatgtttcttcttttctttgatgtTCCTCGTTATCAAACTGCGGGGATTACACTATGCATTCTCATTACACTTCATTCCTTGCCTTACCCTAGAGTCTTCCCtcatctct contains:
- the LOC119568785 gene encoding uncharacterized protein LOC119568785, translating into RTLEKDTFMKPRKIRRKRYRKNPPGCAETASRLVWPSAEDGDCGKACASWFWLRLPWVSALARWPTHAYAGWAVLEVMSSDLQNFERPSHINFLSFDREKGATVLAVSQDELPHFAQKLADEGVAFEVQSRDLSQLLLTPLPYGQIVELPKGVVTFDRYMNYKEVSTSYLFLYLCSKQSLPSSLCFFCQLVVITETK